One region of Microbacterium rhizosphaerae genomic DNA includes:
- a CDS encoding heavy-metal-associated domain-containing protein — MTIESFIVDGMSCGHCAASVTREVSAVAGVTDVAVDLQSRIVSVTAAQPIAESAVAAAVAEAGYTLAGRPS; from the coding sequence ATGACCATCGAGAGCTTCATCGTGGATGGGATGTCCTGCGGCCACTGCGCAGCGAGTGTGACGCGCGAGGTGAGCGCCGTCGCCGGTGTCACCGACGTCGCCGTCGACCTGCAGAGCCGCATCGTCAGCGTCACGGCCGCGCAGCCGATCGCCGAGTCCGCCGTCGCCGCGGCCGTCGCCGAGGCGGGGTACACGCTGGCCGGACGGCCATCGTGA
- a CDS encoding aldehyde dehydrogenase family protein encodes MSTRLTVPKTYKLFIGGAFPRSESGRTFAVATPDGGFLANAAKASRKDARDAVSAAVAAGKGWAGATAYNRGQVLYRVAEILEGRRAQFVDEITAQTGATVAEARAEVDEAIDRWVWYAGWTDKFAQVAGNANPVAGPYFNISVPEPTGVVGIVAPQDSALLGFVSVVAPALVSGNTVVVIASERFPLSAISLAEVLATSDVPGGVVNVLTGSAAELAPWLASHPDVRALDLTGAGELDWVDLQIAAADTLTRIIPPQGGKDAAPPSLQRITSLTEIKTVWHPKSMV; translated from the coding sequence GTGAGCACGCGGCTGACGGTTCCGAAGACCTACAAGCTCTTCATCGGCGGGGCGTTCCCGCGCAGCGAGTCGGGACGCACCTTCGCGGTCGCCACTCCGGATGGCGGCTTCCTCGCCAATGCGGCGAAGGCGTCCCGCAAGGACGCGCGGGATGCGGTGTCGGCCGCGGTCGCCGCGGGCAAGGGCTGGGCGGGAGCCACGGCGTACAACCGCGGCCAGGTGCTCTACCGCGTCGCGGAGATCCTCGAGGGCCGCAGAGCGCAGTTCGTCGACGAGATCACGGCGCAGACCGGCGCCACGGTCGCGGAGGCCCGCGCCGAGGTCGACGAGGCCATCGACCGGTGGGTCTGGTACGCCGGGTGGACCGACAAGTTCGCCCAGGTCGCCGGCAACGCCAACCCGGTCGCCGGCCCGTACTTCAACATCTCGGTGCCCGAGCCGACCGGCGTCGTCGGAATCGTCGCGCCGCAGGACTCGGCACTCCTCGGCTTCGTCTCGGTGGTCGCTCCGGCGCTCGTGTCGGGCAACACGGTCGTCGTGATCGCGAGCGAGCGGTTCCCGCTCTCGGCGATCAGCCTGGCCGAGGTGCTCGCGACGAGCGACGTGCCGGGCGGCGTCGTGAACGTCCTCACGGGATCCGCGGCCGAGCTCGCGCCGTGGCTGGCCTCGCATCCCGACGTCCGCGCTCTGGATCTCACCGGCGCCGGGGAGCTCGACTGGGTCGACCTGCAGATCGCCGCCGCGGACACCCTGACCCGCATCATCCCGCCGCAGGGCGGGAAGGATGCTGCGCCCCCGAGCCTCCAGCGGATCACGTCGCTGACCGAGATCAAGACGGTGTGGCACCCCAAGAGCATGGTGTGA
- a CDS encoding sugar-binding transcriptional regulator has translation MEDELLAVRVAELAYDEGKTQDEIGALLGISRWKAGRLLAQAREQGIVRIEIVHPRARRLTLERQLCERFGLKAAIVAPAPEGLELDRVAQAAADYLTSLRPVPRTLAVSWGRTLTAVSEALPDGWANGVTVVQTNGGVTTNRRTGNAASLAATIAQRGHGHAMLLPSPAILERVETKRAIEADRVVAGVLDQAAHAQTYLFTAGAVDPTSAHVENGYLTAEDIAELARRGAVGDVLGRYIDADGNIVNPELDARTVGIGLDALRNADRAIFVTAGAAKHDIARTVITAGLCNIAVMDEATARAMLEDS, from the coding sequence GTGGAAGACGAGCTGCTCGCCGTGCGCGTGGCCGAACTGGCCTACGACGAGGGCAAGACGCAGGACGAGATCGGCGCCCTCCTCGGCATCTCCCGCTGGAAGGCCGGCCGCCTGCTCGCGCAGGCCCGGGAGCAGGGCATCGTCCGCATCGAGATCGTGCATCCCCGCGCGCGCCGGCTCACGCTGGAGCGGCAGCTGTGCGAGCGGTTCGGGCTGAAGGCCGCCATCGTCGCGCCCGCCCCCGAGGGACTGGAACTCGACCGCGTGGCGCAGGCCGCCGCGGACTATCTCACGTCGCTGCGCCCGGTGCCCCGGACGCTCGCGGTGAGTTGGGGCCGTACGCTCACGGCGGTCTCCGAAGCGCTGCCGGACGGATGGGCCAACGGGGTCACGGTGGTCCAGACCAACGGCGGCGTGACGACGAACCGCCGGACCGGCAATGCCGCGAGCCTCGCCGCCACCATCGCGCAGCGCGGTCACGGGCACGCCATGCTGCTTCCCAGCCCGGCCATCCTCGAGCGCGTCGAGACGAAGCGGGCGATCGAGGCCGATCGCGTCGTCGCCGGCGTCCTGGACCAGGCCGCCCACGCGCAGACCTACCTGTTCACCGCGGGGGCGGTCGACCCGACCTCCGCGCACGTCGAGAACGGCTACCTCACCGCCGAGGACATCGCCGAGCTCGCCCGCCGCGGCGCCGTCGGCGACGTGCTCGGACGGTACATCGACGCGGACGGGAACATCGTCAACCCGGAGCTCGATGCGCGTACTGTCGGCATCGGGCTCGACGCCCTGAGGAACGCCGACCGCGCGATCTTCGTGACGGCGGGAGCGGCGAAGCACGACATCGCACGGACGGTCATCACGGCCGGCCTGTGCAACATCGCGGTGATGGACGAAGCGACAGCCCGAGCAATGCTGGAGGATTCATGA
- the deoC gene encoding deoxyribose-phosphate aldolase: MSSTEIQRSEERALELLGGEPDDATLRRFLHGLPGVDAVGLEQRAASLGTRSIKTTSKAWALDKIISLIDLTTLEGADTPGKVRSLVAKALTPDAGDPTCPRVAAVCVYGDMVPSAIEALGAAHGDPDDGLVSVAAVATAFPSGRASLDIKLADTAEAVADGADEIDMVIDRGAFLAGRYHLVFEQIARVKQACRRADGTYASLKVILETGELNTYDNVKRASWLAILAGGDFIKTSTGKVSPAATLPVTLLMLEVVRDWHRLTGERIGVKPAGGIRTSKDAIKYLVTVAETVGEEWLQPHLFRFGASSLLNDVLRQRQKLATGHYAGADYVTID; encoded by the coding sequence ATGAGTTCGACGGAGATCCAGAGGTCGGAGGAGCGCGCGCTCGAGCTCCTCGGCGGAGAGCCCGACGATGCGACCCTGCGCCGGTTCCTGCACGGGCTTCCGGGAGTGGATGCCGTGGGCCTCGAGCAGCGTGCCGCATCCCTCGGCACCCGCTCGATCAAGACCACCTCCAAGGCGTGGGCGCTCGACAAGATCATCTCGCTCATCGACTTGACGACCCTCGAGGGCGCGGACACGCCGGGCAAGGTGCGGTCGCTCGTCGCGAAGGCGCTGACCCCGGATGCCGGCGACCCGACCTGCCCGCGGGTGGCGGCCGTCTGCGTCTACGGCGACATGGTGCCCTCCGCGATCGAGGCACTGGGAGCCGCGCACGGCGACCCCGACGACGGCCTCGTGAGTGTGGCCGCTGTCGCGACGGCATTCCCGAGCGGACGAGCATCCCTCGACATCAAACTGGCGGACACGGCCGAGGCCGTCGCCGACGGAGCGGATGAGATCGACATGGTCATCGACCGCGGGGCGTTCCTCGCCGGGCGCTATCACCTGGTGTTCGAGCAGATCGCGCGCGTCAAGCAGGCCTGCCGCCGCGCCGACGGGACGTATGCATCCCTCAAGGTCATCCTCGAGACGGGTGAGCTCAACACGTACGACAACGTCAAGCGCGCGTCGTGGCTCGCGATCCTCGCGGGGGGCGACTTCATCAAGACCTCCACCGGCAAGGTCTCGCCGGCAGCGACGCTGCCGGTCACGCTCCTGATGCTCGAAGTGGTGCGCGACTGGCACCGGCTCACCGGTGAGCGCATCGGCGTGAAGCCGGCGGGCGGCATCCGCACGTCGAAGGACGCCATCAAGTACCTGGTGACGGTGGCCGAGACCGTCGGCGAGGAGTGGCTGCAGCCGCACCTGTTCCGATTCGGCGCCTCGAGCCTGCTCAACGACGTGCTGCGCCAGCGGCAGAAGCTCGCGACCGGCCACTACGCCGGCGCCGACTACGTGACGATCGATTGA
- the truB gene encoding tRNA pseudouridine(55) synthase TruB yields MGGIVLVDKPGGVTSHDVVARARRALGTRKIGHAGTLDPMATGLLILGVDEATRLLTYIVGLDKTYEATIRLGVATDSDDADGAITATTDAAHLTSAAIAAAITPLTGRISQVPSTVSAIKVGGRRAYDLARAGEEVELKARDVTVSRFDVVRERTTTASPTGGAVVDLDVVVDCSSGTYIRALARDLGASLGVGGHLTALRRTRIGPFDVADAASVDAIAEAPLRTPAAVAGSVLGRLEVTADEARDLRHGKRLAGAADRIPGGTAAAIDPHGALVGIVERRGADLKSAMNMPEEQTR; encoded by the coding sequence ATGGGCGGGATCGTGCTCGTCGACAAGCCGGGGGGAGTGACGTCGCACGACGTCGTCGCCCGCGCGCGACGCGCCCTCGGCACCCGCAAGATCGGGCACGCGGGCACGCTCGACCCCATGGCGACGGGGCTGCTGATCCTCGGCGTCGACGAGGCGACCCGCCTGCTGACCTACATCGTCGGACTCGACAAGACCTACGAGGCGACGATCCGGCTCGGGGTCGCGACGGACTCCGACGACGCAGACGGCGCCATCACCGCGACGACGGATGCCGCGCACCTGACCTCCGCCGCGATCGCCGCTGCGATCACCCCGCTGACCGGCCGCATTTCGCAGGTGCCGAGCACGGTCTCCGCCATCAAGGTGGGCGGCCGCCGGGCCTACGACCTCGCCCGCGCGGGCGAGGAGGTCGAGCTCAAGGCGCGAGATGTCACCGTGTCGCGGTTCGACGTCGTGCGCGAGCGCACCACGACCGCCTCGCCGACCGGCGGAGCAGTCGTCGACCTCGACGTCGTGGTCGACTGCTCGAGCGGCACGTACATCCGGGCGCTGGCCCGCGACCTCGGCGCCTCGCTCGGCGTCGGCGGGCACCTCACCGCGCTGCGCCGCACGCGCATCGGACCGTTCGATGTGGCGGACGCCGCATCCGTCGACGCGATCGCCGAGGCCCCGCTGCGCACGCCCGCCGCCGTCGCAGGGTCCGTGCTCGGCCGGCTCGAGGTGACGGCCGACGAGGCCCGCGACTTGAGGCACGGCAAGCGCCTCGCGGGCGCGGCCGACCGCATCCCCGGCGGCACCGCCGCCGCGATCGACCCGCATGGCGCGCTCGTCGGGATCGTCGAGAGGCGCGGAGCGGACCTCAAGAGCGCCATGAACATGCCCGAGGAGCAGACCCGATGA
- a CDS encoding heavy metal translocating P-type ATPase has protein sequence MTDVREATLDIAGMTCASCVARVEKRLQSVEGVTAEVNLATESAKVSYPAHVDGERLVQAVREAGYDARVRTPHTVHGGEHEAAHGAHVHDASTPLRARLLVSAALAVPVVLLAMVPAWQFPGWAWASFALATPIVLWGGWPFHRATLANARHGAMTMDTLVTIGTMAAYLWSVWALVFGTADAAGMRQGDGDAATSMVYFEVASVVTVFLLLGRVIEQRSKRRAGGALRALLSLGATDVELAEGRSIPIDDLRVGDEFIVRPGAKVATDGVVVDGTASVDESMLTGEAVPVDVEAGTSVTGGTIATDGRLVVRATSVGADTRLARIARLVEDAQTGKSRVQRLADRISAVFVPVVVGLSVVTLVGWIVAGQPVAAGFTAAVAVLIIACPCALGLATPIAILVGTGRAAQLGILITGPEALEQAERIDTVVLDKTGTVTEGRMALAAVTVDGTSRDEALRVVGALEAHSEHPVARAIATARVGSAVVEEFRSRAGRGVTGTVDGVAVFAGRPAFATEQGAVVAPSLAAAIAAGEAHGTVVVAGWNGQATAVFAVADAVRADSAEVVASVRGLGVDVVLLTGDNASVAQAVAAEVGIDRVVAGVLPEGKVDEIARLQAAGHRVAMVGDGVNDAAALATADLGIAMGGGTDAAMHASDITLMREGLGQVDTALRVSRRTMRIIRGNLFWAFAYNAAALPLAAFGLLNPMIAAAAMAFSSVFVVLNSLRLRRAS, from the coding sequence GTGACCGACGTCCGCGAGGCGACCCTCGACATCGCGGGCATGACGTGCGCGAGCTGCGTCGCGCGGGTCGAGAAGCGGCTGCAGAGTGTCGAGGGGGTCACCGCCGAGGTGAACCTCGCCACCGAGTCCGCCAAGGTGAGCTACCCGGCGCATGTCGACGGCGAGCGCTTGGTGCAGGCGGTGCGAGAGGCGGGCTACGACGCCCGCGTGCGCACGCCGCACACGGTTCACGGAGGCGAGCACGAGGCGGCTCACGGGGCGCACGTCCATGACGCGTCCACCCCGTTGCGCGCGCGCCTCCTGGTCAGCGCCGCGCTCGCCGTGCCCGTCGTGCTGCTCGCGATGGTGCCGGCGTGGCAGTTCCCGGGCTGGGCATGGGCATCGTTCGCCCTCGCGACGCCCATCGTGCTGTGGGGCGGCTGGCCGTTCCACAGGGCCACTCTGGCGAACGCGCGCCACGGCGCGATGACGATGGACACGCTGGTGACCATCGGCACGATGGCGGCCTACCTCTGGAGTGTCTGGGCGCTGGTCTTCGGCACGGCCGACGCAGCCGGCATGAGACAGGGCGACGGGGATGCCGCGACCTCGATGGTCTACTTCGAGGTCGCATCGGTGGTGACCGTCTTCCTGCTCCTCGGCCGCGTCATCGAACAGCGGTCCAAGCGCCGGGCCGGGGGAGCGCTGCGCGCGCTCTTGAGCCTCGGAGCGACGGACGTCGAGCTCGCGGAGGGGCGCAGCATCCCGATCGACGACCTCCGCGTGGGCGACGAGTTCATCGTGCGTCCGGGCGCCAAGGTCGCGACGGACGGAGTCGTCGTGGACGGCACGGCGTCGGTCGACGAGAGCATGCTGACCGGCGAGGCGGTGCCGGTGGATGTCGAAGCCGGCACCTCCGTGACCGGCGGGACGATCGCGACCGACGGCCGGCTCGTCGTCCGCGCGACCTCCGTCGGCGCGGACACGCGCCTGGCCCGCATCGCGCGGCTCGTCGAGGACGCGCAGACCGGCAAGAGCCGCGTCCAGCGGCTCGCCGACCGGATCTCCGCGGTGTTCGTGCCCGTGGTGGTCGGGTTGTCCGTCGTGACGCTCGTCGGGTGGATCGTCGCAGGGCAGCCGGTCGCCGCAGGCTTCACGGCGGCCGTCGCGGTGCTCATCATCGCCTGCCCCTGCGCGCTCGGACTCGCGACGCCCATCGCCATCCTCGTCGGCACGGGCCGGGCCGCCCAGCTGGGCATCCTGATCACGGGACCGGAGGCTCTCGAGCAGGCTGAGCGGATCGACACCGTCGTCCTCGACAAGACGGGGACCGTCACCGAGGGGCGAATGGCGCTCGCGGCCGTGACGGTCGACGGCACGAGCCGCGACGAGGCCCTGCGGGTCGTCGGCGCCCTCGAGGCCCACAGCGAGCACCCCGTCGCGCGGGCGATCGCGACGGCCCGCGTGGGCTCGGCGGTCGTCGAGGAGTTCCGCAGCCGCGCGGGTCGCGGCGTCACGGGAACCGTGGACGGCGTCGCGGTCTTCGCGGGGCGCCCGGCCTTCGCCACCGAGCAGGGCGCGGTCGTCGCGCCGTCGCTCGCCGCCGCCATCGCGGCGGGGGAGGCCCACGGCACGGTCGTCGTCGCCGGCTGGAACGGGCAGGCGACCGCGGTGTTCGCGGTCGCGGACGCCGTGCGCGCGGACAGCGCCGAGGTCGTCGCCTCGGTCCGCGGACTGGGTGTGGATGTCGTCCTCCTCACCGGCGACAACGCGTCTGTGGCGCAGGCGGTGGCCGCAGAGGTGGGCATCGACAGGGTCGTGGCTGGCGTGCTGCCCGAGGGCAAAGTCGACGAGATCGCACGGCTGCAGGCGGCCGGCCACCGCGTCGCCATGGTCGGCGACGGTGTCAACGACGCCGCCGCCCTCGCCACGGCCGACCTCGGCATCGCGATGGGCGGCGGGACGGACGCCGCGATGCACGCGAGCGACATCACCCTCATGCGCGAGGGTCTCGGGCAGGTCGACACCGCGCTGCGGGTCAGCCGCCGGACGATGCGCATCATCCGGGGCAACCTGTTCTGGGCGTTCGCGTACAACGCGGCCGCGCTGCCGCTCGCCGCGTTCGGCCTGCTCAACCCCATGATCGCTGCGGCGGCGATGGCGTTCTCGAGCGTCTTCGTGGTGCTCAACAGCCTGCGGCTGCGCCGAGCATCCTGA
- a CDS encoding bifunctional riboflavin kinase/FAD synthetase, giving the protein MIVFHDPAEVPEGFGPSVVAIGKFDGVHAGHRAVIERARVDAAPSGARVVAVTFDRNPLRTLRPEICPDDLVGLTQKLHLLDEAGVDATLVLHFDAKLAGIPAEDFVRNFLVGALGAVTIMVGRDFRFGRGGAGTPQLLTQMGASLGFRVDVVDDIREIEGERRVSSTWIRELLSAGEVEAASRLLGRAPSVWGEVVHGLKRGRELGYPTANLSQELEGFVPADGVYAGWLIDQAEGLRSGTRYPAAISVGTNPTFDDVPLRQVEAYVLDEVDLDLYGHSVEVQFTSRIRGMVAFGGVEALKAQMAEDVGRVRAALS; this is encoded by the coding sequence ATGATCGTCTTCCACGATCCCGCCGAGGTCCCGGAGGGCTTCGGGCCGTCGGTGGTCGCGATCGGCAAGTTCGACGGCGTGCACGCCGGCCACCGCGCGGTGATCGAGCGTGCGCGCGTGGATGCCGCCCCCAGCGGCGCACGGGTCGTGGCGGTCACGTTCGACCGGAATCCGCTGCGCACCCTGCGCCCGGAGATCTGCCCGGACGACCTCGTGGGCCTCACGCAGAAGCTGCACCTGCTCGACGAGGCCGGGGTCGACGCGACGCTCGTGTTGCACTTCGATGCCAAGCTGGCCGGCATCCCGGCCGAGGACTTCGTCCGGAACTTCCTCGTGGGCGCGCTCGGCGCGGTCACGATCATGGTGGGACGCGACTTCCGATTCGGGCGTGGCGGCGCCGGCACTCCGCAGCTCCTGACGCAGATGGGGGCGTCGCTCGGGTTCCGTGTCGACGTCGTCGACGACATCCGGGAGATCGAAGGCGAGCGTCGCGTGTCGTCGACGTGGATCCGCGAGCTGCTGTCCGCAGGCGAGGTGGAGGCGGCGAGTCGCCTGCTCGGCCGCGCCCCATCGGTGTGGGGCGAGGTCGTCCATGGACTCAAGCGCGGCCGCGAGCTCGGGTATCCGACTGCGAACCTGTCGCAGGAGCTCGAGGGCTTCGTGCCGGCCGACGGCGTGTACGCAGGCTGGCTCATCGACCAGGCCGAGGGTTTGCGCTCAGGCACGCGGTATCCCGCCGCGATCAGCGTCGGGACGAACCCCACGTTCGACGACGTGCCCCTGCGCCAGGTCGAGGCGTACGTCCTCGACGAGGTCGACCTCGACCTCTACGGCCACAGCGTCGAGGTGCAGTTCACCTCTCGCATCCGGGGGATGGTCGCGTTCGGCGGCGTCGAGGCGTTGAAGGCCCAGATGGCCGAGGATGTCGGCCGCGTGCGCGCCGCCTTGAGCTGA
- a CDS encoding DEAD/DEAH box helicase translates to MPTTATDVQNVRTQQRRRRPSSARRDEDAPIIPILARKVREVEAKAQRGKLGPTNRVKFQVIAFLVREERARVKADTEITDAVRAELLKRLDGVATILAKTAARDTSLIQLLEVDQATSPVAKRMRRDWLLESGAELPPDELIITDVAPAVAPVVPAALAERQVVPPQVEARRDANPFLAPDLELRAPVSSARRRLDGWELMGPLYKAFETGAGGGSATMELPPVPEFDRLSPKGLEVMPHQSRFLEAVRAGHRSFLLADEPGLGKTAESVLAASVADAYPLLAVVPNVVKMNWAREVERWTPQRRATVIHGDGDAIDAFADIFIVNYEVLDRHLSWLGSIGLKGMVVDEAHFIKNLTSQRSQNVLALAARIREQVRNPLLLALTGTPLINDVEDFDAIWRFLGWTNGEKPGPLLMERLDATGLTPADKSFYPEAREAVISMGIVRRRKTDVAKDLPDKLIADLPVELDDDYGRSIRQAERELGARLAEKYRRIVESRSHRALEPGEIDEDIVRLVAHGELEDAKAAPAGSENVFTMVRRIGQAKALLAADYAVQLQRSVGKVVFFAKHIDVMDAAEAHFAAAGLRTVSLRGDQTAQARQQAVDAFNNDPAVAVAVCSLTAAGVGVNMQASSNVVLSELSWTAAEQTQAIDRVHRIGQDEPVTAWRIIAAHTIDTKIAELIDSKQGLAARALDGEAVDPQSSDSVQMSALMHLLRQALGA, encoded by the coding sequence ATGCCGACTACGGCAACCGACGTTCAGAACGTCAGGACGCAGCAGCGCCGTCGCCGCCCGTCATCCGCACGCCGCGATGAGGACGCACCGATCATCCCGATCCTCGCCCGCAAGGTGCGGGAGGTCGAGGCCAAGGCCCAGCGGGGCAAGCTGGGGCCGACCAACCGGGTCAAGTTCCAGGTGATCGCGTTCCTCGTGCGCGAGGAGCGTGCGCGGGTGAAGGCCGACACCGAGATCACGGATGCCGTGCGCGCCGAGCTGCTCAAGCGCCTCGACGGCGTCGCCACGATCCTCGCGAAGACCGCGGCGCGCGACACGTCGCTCATCCAGCTGCTCGAGGTCGACCAGGCCACGTCGCCGGTCGCCAAGCGCATGCGCCGGGACTGGCTGCTCGAGTCGGGTGCAGAGCTCCCGCCGGACGAGTTGATCATCACCGACGTCGCACCGGCCGTCGCACCCGTCGTGCCCGCCGCCCTCGCCGAGCGCCAGGTCGTGCCGCCGCAGGTCGAGGCTCGCCGCGACGCGAACCCGTTCCTCGCCCCCGACCTCGAGCTGCGCGCGCCGGTGTCGAGTGCGCGCCGCCGCCTCGACGGCTGGGAACTCATGGGTCCGCTCTACAAGGCGTTCGAGACCGGCGCCGGTGGCGGCTCGGCCACCATGGAGCTCCCGCCGGTTCCCGAGTTCGACCGCCTCTCGCCCAAGGGGCTCGAGGTCATGCCGCACCAGTCGCGCTTCCTCGAGGCCGTGCGCGCCGGACACCGCTCCTTCCTCCTCGCGGACGAGCCGGGCCTGGGCAAGACGGCGGAGTCGGTGCTCGCCGCATCCGTCGCCGACGCGTATCCGCTGCTCGCGGTCGTCCCGAACGTCGTGAAGATGAACTGGGCTCGCGAGGTCGAGCGGTGGACGCCGCAGCGCCGCGCGACGGTCATCCACGGCGACGGCGACGCCATCGACGCGTTCGCCGACATCTTCATCGTCAACTACGAAGTGCTCGACCGCCACCTGTCGTGGCTCGGCTCGATCGGCCTGAAGGGCATGGTCGTCGATGAGGCGCACTTCATCAAGAACCTCACGTCGCAGCGCTCGCAGAACGTGCTGGCGCTCGCGGCGCGCATCCGGGAGCAGGTGCGCAACCCGCTGCTGCTCGCGCTCACCGGCACGCCGCTCATCAACGACGTCGAGGACTTCGACGCGATCTGGCGCTTCCTGGGCTGGACGAACGGCGAGAAGCCGGGTCCGCTGCTGATGGAGCGACTGGATGCCACGGGCCTGACCCCGGCCGACAAGTCCTTCTACCCGGAGGCCCGTGAGGCGGTCATCTCGATGGGCATCGTGCGCCGCCGCAAGACGGATGTCGCGAAGGACCTGCCCGACAAGCTCATCGCCGACCTGCCCGTCGAGCTCGACGACGACTACGGCCGGTCGATCCGGCAGGCCGAGCGCGAGCTCGGGGCCCGCCTCGCGGAGAAGTACCGCCGCATCGTCGAGTCGCGCAGCCACCGTGCCCTGGAGCCGGGCGAGATCGACGAGGACATCGTGCGCCTCGTCGCCCACGGCGAGCTCGAGGACGCCAAGGCGGCCCCGGCAGGCAGCGAGAACGTCTTCACGATGGTTCGCCGCATCGGCCAGGCCAAGGCGCTGCTCGCGGCCGACTACGCCGTGCAGCTGCAGCGTTCGGTCGGCAAGGTCGTGTTCTTCGCGAAGCACATCGACGTGATGGATGCTGCGGAGGCCCACTTCGCCGCAGCCGGTCTGCGCACGGTCTCGCTGCGCGGCGACCAGACGGCGCAGGCGCGCCAGCAGGCCGTCGACGCGTTCAACAACGACCCGGCTGTGGCGGTGGCGGTCTGCTCGCTCACGGCGGCCGGCGTCGGCGTGAACATGCAGGCCTCGTCGAACGTCGTGCTGTCCGAGCTGTCGTGGACGGCCGCCGAGCAGACGCAGGCGATCGACCGCGTGCACCGCATCGGCCAGGACGAGCCGGTCACGGCATGGCGCATCATCGCGGCGCACACGATCGACACGAAGATCGCCGAGCTGATCGACTCGAAGCAGGGGCTCGCGGCGCGCGCCCTGGACGGCGAGGCGGTCGACCCGCAGTCGAGCGACTCGGTGCAGATGTCCGCTCTCATGCACCTGCTGCGCCAGGCGCTCGGGGCGTGA
- a CDS encoding aldehyde dehydrogenase family protein, producing MSFLEYAPAPESRAILNLRDDYGLFIDGEFREGSGGTFATISPADESHIATVAEASEADVDAAVAAARRAYDKVWSKMSGRERGKYLYRIARLVQERARELAVAESLDNGKPIKESRDVDVPLVAAWFFSYAGWADKLDYAGLGANPRAHGVAGQVIPWNFPLLMLAWKVAPALAAGNTVVLKPAETTPLSALIFAEILQQADLPAGVVNIVTGAGATGAAVVAHPDVNKVAFTGSTAVGRAIAKSVAGSGKSLTLELGGKAANIVFDDAPIDQAVEGIVNGIFFNQGHVCCAGSRLLVQESIHDEVMDRLKNRLSTLRLGDPLDKNTDIGAINSAEQLQRIRELSDIGEQEGAERWTADCVIPDRGFWFAPTIFTNVQTSHRIARDEVFGPVLSVLTFRTPAEAIEKANNTPYGLSAGIWTDKGSRILAVADRLRAGVVWANTFNRFDPTSPFGGYKESGYGREGGRQGLLAYLKGAA from the coding sequence ATGAGCTTTCTCGAATACGCGCCGGCTCCCGAGTCGCGCGCCATCCTGAACCTGCGCGACGACTACGGCCTGTTCATCGACGGCGAGTTCCGCGAGGGCAGCGGCGGGACGTTCGCGACGATCTCGCCCGCCGACGAGTCGCACATCGCGACGGTGGCCGAGGCGTCGGAGGCGGATGTGGATGCGGCGGTCGCGGCCGCCCGCCGGGCCTACGACAAGGTGTGGTCGAAGATGAGCGGGCGCGAGCGCGGCAAGTACCTCTATCGCATCGCGCGGCTCGTCCAGGAGCGCGCCCGCGAGCTGGCGGTCGCGGAGAGCCTCGACAACGGCAAGCCCATCAAGGAGAGCCGTGACGTCGACGTGCCGCTGGTCGCCGCCTGGTTCTTCTCCTACGCCGGCTGGGCCGACAAGCTCGACTACGCCGGGCTGGGCGCGAACCCGCGCGCGCACGGTGTCGCCGGTCAGGTGATCCCGTGGAACTTCCCGCTGCTGATGCTCGCGTGGAAGGTCGCTCCGGCGCTCGCGGCGGGGAACACCGTCGTGCTCAAGCCGGCCGAGACGACGCCGCTGTCGGCGCTCATCTTCGCCGAGATCCTGCAGCAGGCCGATCTGCCCGCCGGCGTCGTGAACATCGTGACCGGCGCGGGTGCGACGGGCGCCGCGGTGGTCGCGCATCCCGACGTGAACAAGGTCGCCTTCACCGGCTCGACCGCCGTCGGCCGCGCGATCGCCAAGTCGGTGGCCGGCAGCGGCAAGAGCCTCACCCTCGAGCTCGGCGGCAAGGCCGCGAACATCGTGTTCGACGACGCGCCGATCGATCAGGCCGTCGAGGGCATCGTCAACGGCATCTTCTTCAACCAGGGCCACGTGTGCTGTGCGGGCAGCCGCCTGCTCGTGCAGGAGTCGATCCACGACGAGGTCATGGACCGCCTCAAGAACCGGCTGTCGACGCTGCGGCTGGGCGACCCGCTCGACAAGAACACCGACATCGGCGCGATCAACTCCGCCGAGCAGCTCCAGCGCATCCGCGAGCTCAGCGACATCGGCGAGCAGGAGGGTGCCGAGCGCTGGACGGCGGACTGCGTCATCCCGGATCGCGGCTTCTGGTTCGCACCGACGATCTTCACGAACGTGCAGACGAGCCACCGCATCGCCCGCGACGAGGTCTTCGGGCCGGTCCTCTCGGTGCTGACGTTCCGCACACCCGCGGAGGCGATCGAGAAGGCCAACAACACGCCGTACGGCCTGTCCGCCGGCATCTGGACCGACAAGGGCAGCCGCATCCTCGCGGTCGCCGACCGCCTGCGCGCCGGCGTCGTGTGGGCCAACACGTTCAACAGGTTCGACCCCACGAGCCCCTTCGGGGGCTACAAGGAGTCGGGCTATGGTCGCGAGGGTGGCCGCCAGGGCCTTCTCGCCTACCTGAAGGGGGCGGCGTGA